A region of Bacteroidia bacterium DNA encodes the following proteins:
- a CDS encoding transketolase, with protein MKVAESDFGALASQVRRDIIRMVHGAKSGHPGGSLGCTEYFVLLYFKYLKHNPDAFTLDGIGEDIFFLSNGHISPVWYSTLARSGYFSITELSTFRKLGTRLQGHPATHEKLPGIRVASGSLGQGLSVAIGAALAKKINHDPNRVFALLGDGELNEGQIWEAILFAAHHQIDNIFVTVDWNGQQVDGTTQDVMNMGNLQAKWESFGWKVVTCPNGNDFSILNESFQTVLGAMNQQKPVVLLMQTTMGKGVDFMEGTHKWHGQPPKDAEAARALEQLPETFGDY; from the coding sequence ATGAAAGTAGCAGAATCCGATTTTGGGGCATTAGCGAGCCAAGTTCGGCGGGATATAATTCGGATGGTTCATGGGGCGAAATCAGGGCATCCGGGCGGGTCTTTGGGCTGCACCGAGTATTTTGTATTACTGTATTTCAAATACTTAAAGCATAACCCTGATGCCTTTACGTTAGATGGTATTGGTGAGGATATTTTTTTCTTGTCAAACGGCCATATATCGCCGGTGTGGTACAGTACCTTAGCCCGTTCGGGTTATTTTTCGATTACAGAATTATCAACTTTTCGGAAATTAGGCACTCGCCTACAAGGGCATCCGGCAACACATGAAAAACTACCCGGAATCCGAGTAGCCTCCGGCTCTCTTGGCCAAGGGCTTTCGGTAGCTATAGGAGCTGCACTCGCCAAAAAAATAAATCACGACCCCAACCGCGTCTTTGCCTTGTTAGGAGACGGCGAACTTAATGAAGGACAAATATGGGAAGCTATCCTATTTGCCGCACACCACCAAATTGACAATATCTTCGTTACAGTAGATTGGAACGGCCAGCAAGTTGACGGAACAACCCAAGATGTGATGAATATGGGTAACCTACAAGCTAAGTGGGAATCCTTTGGTTGGAAAGTAGTAACTTGCCCTAATGGTAATGATTTCTCGATATTGAATGAATCTTTTCAAACAGTGTTGGGAGCAATGAACCAGCAAAAGCCGGTAGTATTGCTCATGCAAACCACTATGGGTAAAGGTGTTGACTTTATGGAAGGTACCCATAAGTGGCATGGACAACCCCCGAAAGATGCAGAAGCAGCCCGAGCATTAGAACAGCTTCCTGAAACTTTTGGAGACTATTAA